caaacttaaGTTTTAGAATTTGAAATGACTGGCTCGTGCAATGTAATTTACTATCACAATTAAATTTAAAGTAATGTCATAAAAATTACCTCCTCTATTACTTTACAGTATCAATTACAGAATGTTTAAAACACTTTTACTGGagtaggagagatggctctgtggttaggaggaccggccactcttccagaggacccaggttcagtccccagcacctacatggtggctcaccactgtctgtaactccagttccaggggatccaaagcccacTTCCGGCCTTCACTGGCACAAGcaaatacacatgcaggcaaaacactcatacacatgaaaataaatctaaaataacacacacacacacacacacacacacacacacacacacacacacacacacacatacacagtctccTGGGCTGGGCACTGTGGCACATACTTACAACCCTGGCATCTGAAGCTGGGGCAGGACTGGGAGACCCAGTTCAATGAATGGGGGCTACGGATGAACAAGCCGTCTCAAAGAAGCAAACTAAAAGCACTATTACTCTGGATCAATGGACCACAAATATTGCATTTCTCTCTAAAAATATCTAATTTAGGAAACTTTTTAAAcgttcttttaaaatgttaatagcaGGTAACCCTTGTACTTTCTTCAAAAGTAAGGCCACACCACACTGATCAGTTTGCTGATGTACTTGTTAGACAGGGAAGCAAGGGAGACCACACACTGTGGCTTCTCCCAGCACCTGGCTCATGTCCATGTCTATGAGGTGGGCGTGTGGTGAAGGTGCCTATCTGCTGCCGTGGACAGGGAAGCTGGgaacagagtaagaaggaagtgAGAAATTACTTTGGCcatttcctgctccagctgcagcCTCCGGCTGACCTTCTGCTGGTAGGTTTTGATGACGTTCTCCACGTGTTGTTCCATGAAGAACTTGAAGGCATACGGGGAGTAGCTCTTGATGCGTGactctctcttctcctcatcCCTGCTGTTCTTGCGGACCGGCACCGGGGAGGTCTGGATCTGCTTCTTGTCCCTGCCAGCTTTGTCTCCCTTGGCGCCCTTGTGGCTCTTGTCGCTCCGTTCCTGCTCGGCGGCGCCCCCACGCAGACTCTGCTCCACGCCGGTGCACAGGCTGTCCAGGTCCAGGTTGTACTGCTCGGCCTTGCTGGGCAGCAGCAGGTGCTTCGGGTAAGGCGGCGGCGGGCACCTGCGCTCGGAGCCACCGTAGTCCACGTCCAGCGGGTGCTGGCCCGGGCTGCCCTCCTTGGTCTCCAGGCCCTCGGTGGCAGGAGCTGTGGGTGcaggcacccaggcagggtgtGAGGGCCCCACGGCTGTCTGGGGCTCGGGCCGCAGCACACGCACGCTCTTCACAGGGTGCAGGATGTGAGCAGCTGTCACTGCGGTGACCGTGTTGGGGGCGGGCAGCGAGGGCTCGGGCTGTGGGCTGCTGAAGGAGTTTGTCCTGCTGGGGGCCGCCCGGAAGGCCACGTGCTGCCGGGTGGCCTCTAGACCCTGCTTCTGCATCGAGTCGCGGCGTGCCAGTGGTGCTGCCGACCAGGACACTGGGGAGCCCAGCTCATACAAGTCGGCGGCGTTGAGGCTGTTCCTAGATGGCGCTAGCACTGCCTGTGGGGGGCTGTCGCCGGAGAACGTGGGGCCCCGGGCACCCAGCACATGCAGTGGGTGGGCCCCGGGCGCCACAGCGGCCGGCTTGTGGTGTGCAGTAGTGTACAGCCCAGTGTGGGCAGGGAAGGCGAGGCTGGCAGGAGGGCCGCCCTGGGCTTTGGCCAGGCCGGAGTAGGCGTCTGGTGCTGTTTTGCTCTGGAAAGAGGGGCTGCGCTGCACCCCGTATCCCGGCTGCTCCGCTAGCAGGTGAGGACGACCGTAGTGTGTGCCCGGAAAGTGCGCACCTGCCTCCACCGCTGCGCTGTAGCCTTTGGGAGGGTGCTGGTGACCAGGGGTGCTGTGAGTGCTGACCCCAGGGAAGAGGAAGTCTAAATATTGCCGTGGCATCTCCTCCAGCGTGGCGGGGCCCTCATAGTTTGCAGCACCCAGCTGGTGGTAGGATGGGAATGCTTCCCCCGGGCCCTCGAAACTGGGCCTCCGTGTCACCGGGGTGGGCACCAGGCCCTTTCCTACAGAGGAAAGAGTGAGAAGTCAGCCTGAGAGCACGTGGGACCCGTGGGCTGCTACTTGCAAGCTGGTCCTCACACTAGCCTTATCTTTGGGGTTGGGCAGATGTATAAGGTCTACTGAGAGTCCTGACAGGGTGGGTCCTGCCCTGGCAGAAACCGGTCTCTCtaatgggggggggcggggatggatggatgatggggcTAAAGGCCAAAGAGCATAAGGATGGTCATGGGTCGGGGTACGGTGCCCTAAGAGGACACAGCACCCAAGGTCAGTCTCCAGACATGATAGGGGACTGACTACCTGAACAGCCAACTTTGTTGTCTCCATGACATGCACCTATTTGGGGGAGCCAAGTTTTTGTACTGTCATGGTTTCCAAAGGGCAGGACTGCACCCACTGTCCAAATACTCATTTTCCTTTCACTTATTTTCCAAACTAAAGATTTGCTGGGTTTCTGCCTTTATTAAGGACAAACAAGGTAACAGATACCCAACACTCACTAAGAACAAAACCACAacgacgaggaggaggagaaacaaacGGCTCAGTGAGTCAAGAGTGCAGAGGAcggagtttgggtcccagcacccataccccgtggctcccaactgcctgtgattccagctttTGGGGATTCTGCCCCTGCACGGCATTCCAATGGACAGCacgtgcatgtgcgcacacacacacccccccattaaaaataaaaaccttctaaAAACTCCTTAAAAACAACCTCAAAGAGTCCCTCTCTGCAAACACCCAGACACGTGGGTGGCTGATTCCTTATTCCTGGCTTCTCCATTTTGAAAATCTTTCCTCATTTAAAGAGGATGCCTGGAAAGGACAAAGGCTCCTTTCACTTCCCCACTTGGATTCCTCTGCTCTGCCTGATCTGACAGAGGACCCTGACACCCAAAGGCTGTGTCTTATTCACTCTAGGGATAAGCCCCATGCCATCCCCTAACATACCCGACAGAAATAACCCAGCAGCCTTGGCACCGAACAGGGGTTAGTTGACGGGTGGCTCTGTGTACCTGATTGAGCAATGCTACTAGCACACCACACCTCAACCAAGCAGGAAGGCAGAGCTGGGCCCTTTTCCCTGCAGCACTGCTCCCCAGGACAGACCCCAGAAGGCCAAGAATCAATCCGAGAACAATGGCCAGTCAGAGCTGGTGAGAGAAATTTCTTTTCTCAAGAAACCAGAACACAAACACTCTGAAAGCCCTTGAAATGTCCTCATTCACCACGGGAGGCTTTACCCCGGGTCTGCCACCAAGCAGGGGATCACATACACTCGTTATTTGACCCAGGGACCACAGGTTATCTACTCCACCTAGGAGAGGACCATCCTGACAGCCGGGGAAACAGAGTGGGCATCCCCTGTCCCTTCCAGGGCGGAAACACTGCTCACAGCTGCAGACCTTGAGAGCTGCCAGCTATCAAATGTGAAAAAAGGTTTTTGGAATTGATAAGTCTCCCTTttcaaagacaccccccccccaccggcCCCAATAAAAGGATTTAAAAAGTTGAacttttttcttccccctttaaAGATGGAAAAATTCAACAGACACATAAACCCTCTCAACAGTAACACAAGCTGCCATGGAGAGGTGTCAGAGGGTCAGGTGAGCAGCTAGGTTAAATTCCAGGACTGATCGACTACCTGTGGTTCACCCCACCACCCCAGGATCAACTTTCAGGGGCaggcctgcctctctctgtgggGCCTGCTCTCAGACCACACCGCCAGCCTCACCTGGAGAGGTCTGCTTGATGACTCGCACAATCTGCTCATTCCTGGGGTCCAGGTAGCCCATCTTACTGATGTACTCCAAGGCTGCTTCAATACTTCTACTGCCTGTCTGCTTGAGAGCTCTGCCAGCCATCTCCTAGGAAGAAAGCAAGGGATATCATcgatgtcatcatcatcatcatcattatcatcatcgccgccgccgccgctgccgccgccgccatcttTACTACAACAAAGTCACTGGTGACTCCTTTCTGTGGCTGCTGGGGCCCCCGCCAGGTGCTGCAGATGACCTGGAGCACACACAAGCAGTTGCAACCATCTACACATACCACACCGTGCACCCAAGAATGTGCAGGGTCTCTGATGGTGGGTCTGAAAGAGACTCAGGCTCTTTAGAGAACTTCAGTGACCACTGGTGGGTCCAGAATGAAGTAGCATGGCAGTAGGAAACTGGCCTTGATCCCAGCTCCTCGGCTCTGTGCTAACTCTGGAATCAGTGGAAATGCACTGGATGGGAGCAGGGAGAAACTGCTGAAGCCATTTATGAGGTGCTTGCTGAATGCCTCCTGTTGACAATGTCCTCTGCCATCTACAGCAGTTAGGGAGTACAGCAGTCTCCGTGACGCCCCTACACAGGGCATGTCCCTTAAAAGTGTTTGTAGAATGAACACACAGCAGGAAAGGGCAGGTAAAGTAGCCCGAGTTAAAGAGATGGCTCCCTTCTACCCCAAGGTAAGACCTGGCATAGGACATGCCCTTTCAAGGACAATGTATTTGGAGAAGGTGGAAAGTCTAAGTGGAGAAGGTTACCCAGGGACGATGGGCGAGACAGAGAAGCAGCTGTGGGTGGGGCATGCTGGGATGGTGGTGGCAACACCCAGGAGCATGTGATGTGACAGGGACCCCCATCtagggtggggccacccctggttCTGCTTATTTACAACACCAAGGGAACTTTCAAACAGGGACATACATAGTGTGAAGATGAACTGGGGGCCACTGGGGGTGCAGACTTCAGGCACTCTGGGGCAGAGATGAAGGAAGcagaggggcagggcagggcagcggAGGCCCTGTCTTTAGGACTGGGAAGGCGGCTCAGCAGACAAAGGCAGCAAGAGAGGCTTCaggggtttggggggaggggaccaAGCACTGTAAAAGAGAAATGTGGGAAGAAGGCACTGGAAAGGGGCAGGATTGGGGAGACCCTAGCATGGGAGCAGGGGACACAGGGGACACACAGAGGTCTTCAGAAGTAGGCAGTCCAGCTGCGGAGCAGAGAAATATTGTGACTAGGGAGCATGGTCCTCGCTGTTCCTGGCCAGGCCTGATGACACCTCATCATTTATCCCGGCCCGCTTCCTTAGGACTGGGAGGAATCAGCTGGGTATGGGGGCACGCTAGGTAGGCACATCTCTgtatgtttgaggctagcctgctctacaatgcacattccaggacagccaggattacacagagaaaccgtcttagggggaaaaaaaaatgagaaatctgGCAGGGTCTAAATCTCTACATTATACAGCTTCATCCACCCACTTCACACAGTGCCTAGAACAAACCAAGCGCTTACTACACACCATGTGATCATCCAACATTAAATCATGTTCTCTGTTCCTGGCTGTGTGACAGCTGAGtggtgggacaaaaaaaaaagggggggggtggaCTCCCTGTAAAGTCACTGGCCAGATCTGGGACTCAACAAGACAGAGGGCCAAAGGAAGCAGGGATGAGCCCCGATGAAGGTCTGAGGGGCCGCTACCTAGAAACGGGGGGCAGCAGTGAGAGCTGAAGACGCAGGCTTGGAAACGGCGGTGGGGACTCCATGAGGCGGTACTTTGCCTGACGGAAGAGGCAACGTTCATCATCTGCAATTGCCaaggaggaggcagcagagctCTCCTCACCTGGAGCCGGGGGATGACACCTCACCTTCCCTACTTCATGGCTAAGCTATGCGATGAGGTCATGTCTGCACAACTCTCAAGGACTTGGAGGCTGCTCTAAGACTGCATCTCAGCACACCACTTGGAGTCTTTTGTTCCCACTAAAAATGTGCCAAGTGGAGCTGCCCCTAACCACAGGCCTTTGGCTCTAAGAGTTCAGCAGCTTTGTGTGAACGACTCTGTCTCTTCCAGGGTATGTTATCTGCCTAAGCTCCTCACTTCCAGGACTTGCCGACAGCCAGGGAATGGACATCGGGAGAAAAGGGCTTGTCACCTGGATAGGAAGCCGAGCTCCCATGACTTCAAGATCTGTGACTTAGCCAGGAGGAGTCTAGTGAAGCCTTAGGTGAAGACTTGGAGTGGCAGGCATGTTTTAAATCACGAACCCAAGTGACACTCATGAGCCAGCGTGTTTATAAATAAAACCTGCAGCCCTGCCCTTTGCGTTATCTCCATCACCACAGGGTTAGCAAGTCTGCAGTTTCTACAGCAGCTCTCAAATAGGCTCCTGTACATATTCCAAATGATGACGGGCTTTGGGTTTGTTCTGTGGTGCCTCACATGTGACGGCaacgctccaccactgagctccaccccgAGCGAAAGGAAGCCCAGAATCTGTCCCTAAGTCCACCAGGAGCACAGCTCTCAGCGTTCAAGGACAATACATACGAAGTTAGGATGGGGTGTGGCAGGAGGTCTCCAGAGGGCTGAGGGAGGCTCAGCTCCAGCAGAGGAACCCGGcgtttccccttcccttctcagaGCACTGAGCCAGTGTTCTGAGTCCTGATCTAGAACCGTCTATGGCCACTCCAAAAAAAACGGTACTGAGCTCAGATACAGAGGCAAGCTACTCAAtgcgtatgtgcacacacacgtgtacacacacacacacacacacacacacacacacacacacacgagcgcgTGCAGGTATCACTCTTTGCTGCCAAGCAGCCGGGCAGCCTTCACAAGTCTTCTGCCTACTCCGAGCATCTGTTTCCTCCTCTGGGAAACGAGGCTACCTAGGGCTGCTCTGGGGATCGAGGGAGGCGACTGGTGTCCCCGTGTTCCAGGGCCATTTCCACATCAGCTGCTACACTTCTCTCATTTGTCTCTGGTAGAAAATATAAAGATGACGTCTGCTGATTTTAAGTGCATTTGGAATCAAATACCTCTAATACTtcgtattttattcttttaaccaTAATTACATAAGACAATGTGTTGAGCTCCTTCTACTAGGCCTTAATACCTATCTCTGGCTTTGTCTAGGTCACCTCAAGGCCAGGTTAGGCTCATGGAAACGGCAAAGCCTTCCCTCTTGGTCCATGTGTGAATGGTGACAATGTGTACAGAGAATGTCCGCCATaaattcctccccaccttccaTGGTTACTGTCTGAAGACTACTGCACTGAGATTAGCTAAATCTGCTTCCTTGGTCCAGCTGAACaccataaaccctgcctccttgtttatctacACGAAATAACCACATCTCCTTGCTCAACTGTATGCAACAATTCTGCCTCTGTTCAACTGTATACAATAGACACACTACAGCTTCTCCAGCTGGGAGCCCAGACTTTTCCCAGGCCGGCTTTTCTGttgctctgtgtctggctggttctTGTTTCTTCACTCCCTTGCCCTGCAGCCCCAGTCAGGCCGAGTCCCCGGTTGTAAGAACCCCACCATCGCTAGGCAGCAGGCGCAGCTGCTTCTTGACTGACGTCCTCCTGCCAGCCTCTCAGGACTGACTCTCACGTGAGGGCATCTACCCAGCTTCGGAGCTGTTCTGAAAAGTGCAGCatcacttcctgtcctccctgTCCAAGCACACCTCAGGCTGGGAAGCCCTGCCTCGTCAGCCTGGCTACCCACATGTCAGGAACCAGCCAGCTGGGAGGCTCCCATCATACTGGAAACGCCAGTGAtcgatctctctgtctctctgtctctctgtctctctctggttcGCTTCCCCACCACCAGTGAGGCCTGTGGGACTGCTGGAGGAGCAAGTCTGTTCTCACAGGTTCACCCAgctcacaggcaggcaggcagaagccGGGCTGACAGTTGCTATACAGTGTAATGGTGTTACTGGCATCCCTTGTGACTGCAAGTTATTTAAATTCAGTGACAATTTATTATGTATGAAGGAAGGAATTTCCTTTGCAGATCCTCTCCCACCCCTTCCTGGTGAGGAAGCATTTTTCAAACGTTAGCAAAGCCATATCCCATGCTTTAACATTCCAACAATGAGGTTTGGCTGAGAAACTAGAAATGGAGT
The nucleotide sequence above comes from Peromyscus maniculatus bairdii isolate BWxNUB_F1_BW_parent chromosome 9, HU_Pman_BW_mat_3.1, whole genome shotgun sequence. Encoded proteins:
- the Lats2 gene encoding serine/threonine-protein kinase LATS2 isoform X2, which gives rise to MRPKTFPATTYSGNSRQRLQEIREGLKQPSKSSTPGLPGAPNSDPPLDAKGLGGKDASRQQQMRATPKFGPYQKALREIRYSLLPFANESGTSATAEVNRQMLQELVNAGCDQEMAGRALKQTGSRSIEAALEYISKMGYLDPRNEQIVRVIKQTSPGKGLVPTPVTRRPSFEGPGEAFPSYHQLGAANYEGPATLEEMPRQYLDFLFPGVSTHSTPGHQHPPKGYSAAVEAGAHFPGTHYGRPHLLAEQPGYGVQRSPSFQSKTAPDAYSGLAKAQGGPPASLAFPAHTGLYTTAHHKPAAVAPGAHPLHVLGARGPTFSGDSPPQAVLAPSRNSLNAADLYELGSPVSWSAAPLARRDSMQKQGLEATRQHVAFRAAPSRTNSFSSPQPEPSLPAPNTVTAVTAAHILHPVKSVRVLRPEPQTAVGPSHPAWVPAPTAPATEGLETKEGSPGQHPLDVDYGGSERRCPPPPYPKHLLLPSKAEQYNLDLDSLCTGVEQSLRGGAAEQERSDKSHKGAKGDKAGRDKKQIQTSPVPVRKNSRDEEKRESRIKSYSPYAFKFFMEQHVENVIKTYQQKVSRRLQLEQEMAKAGLCEAEQEQMRKILYQKESNYNRLKRAKMDKSMFVKIKTLGIGAFGEVCLACKVDTHALYAMKTLRKKDVLNRNQVAHVKAERDILAEADNEWVVKLYYSFQDKDSLYFVMDYIPGGDMMSLLIRMEVFPEHLARFYIAELTLAIESVHKMGFIHRDIKPDNILIDLDGHIKLTDFGLCTGFRWTHNSKYYQKGNHVRQDSMEPGDLWDDVSNCRCGDRLKTLEQRAQKQHQRCLAHSLVGTPNYIAPEVLLRKGYTQL